TTTATTTGCCAGCGGACAGGTTGATCTGTCGCCAATTTTGAAAAATTTTGATTTTACGAATATTGACAAGATCGGATACGATTTTGATTTGCTGTTTAATGAGTTTGTTCCGATCAATACCAAGTCGGAAACGTCATATCTGCATACGGCAAAGATCACGGGCGCGATGAAAGTTTCCGCGCCGGCATTGGCGTACACGGTGGTCAAAGGGGATATTCAGATCCGCAACTCGCAAATTTGGGTGGTCGATGCCGCCAAAGCAAGATCCGTAGCCACCGTTTCCGCTAAACCCACCAAAGCCGATGCTGCGAAAGAGATAGATTATTACAAAAACCTTGACCTCGATATTGCGATCACGTTACCTGAAAATTCTGATAACGTAATCCGCAGTAATGAAATGATGTTAGGTTTGTTCGGAGGCATTATCGTTACAAAACCTCCTGAGTCGGAAGATTTTTTTATCAGCGGTAATGTGAACACCAAAAAAGGCGGGAAGTATGCGTACCTCAGCATTGCATTCAATATCGAAAGAGGAGAAATTGTCTTCAGCGGTGCACCGGGCATTAATCCCGATCTGGATATCTTAGCTGTCAAACGGTTTACCTACAAGATTGACCAGGAAGAAATTCAGTCCGAAGCGCAGATCAAAGTAAGCGGGAAGCTGATGAAACCGGAGATAGCGGTCACGGCGGTGGAACGAGGAACGGATAGCCCGTTGCCGGACCTTACCGAGCCGGCAGATATATTATCGTACCTGGTACTGGGCGTAAAAACCAAAGACCTTGGAAAACTCGACGCAAGCCAGGCTGGAGACTTCGCAAAACAAGTCGCAATCAATCAGGTTCTCAACGTCATAGCCAACCAGGCCGGATTGTCAAAACTGGAATTCACACCTTCTGCAACCGGACAAGGCGCGACAATTGAAGTGGGCAAACGTATCAGCGAAAATATTTCCGTCAGTTTTGCCGGCGGCAGTGATCCATCCACGGGAACCAGCCTGACGCTGGAAATGTCGGTTGACAGCTGGGTCGATAGCCTACGACTGTTTAAAAAGGCGGCAAGGTCGTGGAAAAAAACAGTGGAATTCGAATACAAGCAGCCGGCGCAGACTGAAACGAATAAACAGGACGTATTCAATATTTTCTTTTACTTCAAAAAGGAATATTGATGTTCATTGATACGCATGCTCATCTCGATCATGAGCTATTTGACGAAGATCGCGATGCGATGATCCGGCGCGCATTGGACGGCGGCGTGGAAAAGATCATTACAATTGGTACGGATCCGGAATCGTGGCGGCGTGCCATTCGCTTATCGGAGGAGTATGAACAAGTTTATGCCGTTATCGGACCGCATCCGACGGACGGTTTACAATTCGAGGATTCAATGATCGATGTGATTAGCAAAATGGCCGTGCATGAAAAAGTTGTAGGTATCGGCGAGATCGGATTGGATTATTACTGGAAAGAGACTCCGCCACACATACAGCATGAAGTATTTAAGAAAATGATACGGCTGGCATGCGAACTCGATCTGCCGATGGTTATTCACAATCGTGAAGCCGATTCGGATCTGTTACGCATCGTAAAGGAAGAAAAAGACAACCATCATCTGAATAATCTGCGCGGTATTATGCATTGTTTTTCCGGCGACGAGTCTATGCTCAGAGAGTCATTAGATTTGAATTTTTATATATCCTTTGCCGGGAATGTAACCTATAAGAAGTCCCATCTGCCCGAATTGGTGTCTATGGTTCCGGATAATAGGTTATTGATCGAAACCGATGCGCCTTATTTGACGCCGGCGCCGTTTCGCGGCAAACGCAATGAACCCGGATACGTAAAATTTACAGTAAAAAAAATTTCAGAAATTCTTAATAAAGACGAGGAAATAGTAGCACGGCAAACGTGTCTTAACGCTTGCGCAATTTTTGGATTAGTGTGAATGTGTATGTGAATAAAGACGACGGTTTTGCCGAAGCATTAAACACATTCATTAAAATTAATGGTTTAAGAAATGCGAGTATGTTGTATTCAGCGGCATGATTAATGCTTCACTTCAACGGATAAAAAAATTGATTTTGATTTGTATGAAAGGAATAATATGAAAATCGGTTTGTTCTTAATAACGTTCGTTTTTTCATCGTTTAGTGTTTGTGCGCAGGATGTCGTGGAAAAAACCATAACGATTGATAACATGGACACCTTGACGCTGGACGAATGCGTGAAGATCGCGTTGGAAAATCAGCCCGCGCTCGGCGCATCGCAGGGAGCGATCATAACGGCGGAATCTGAATATACACAGGTTTTGTCCTCGCGTTTTCCTCAAATTCAATTAGAAGCGGGTGCCCACCTGACGAATTCGCCTCTGCAGTCAGGAAGTGTTTTTGGGCCCGATCAAACACTTGAGACGACAAAGAAATGGAATTTTATCCCGAGCGTGCGCATGACCATGAAGCAACCGATCTATGATTTTGGAAGAACAGAAAAAGCGTTGGATTCAAAAAGAAAACTTATCAAAGCGTCGGAAATGGCATTGGAATCCACCGAGGAAGACGTTATATTAAACGTGCATACGGCCTACTACAATTATGTTTTGGCGAAGCAGATTGTCCGCATCAATGAAGACCGGGTCAAGCAATCCAATAAACATCTCGAACGCGCCAAAGGGTTTTTTTCTGTCGGAAAAATTGCCGAATCTGAAGTTTCCAAAGCGGAACTGGAAGTGGCAAACTCGGAATTGCAATTGATCGATGCGAAGGGTAAAGCGCGGTTAGCGAAAGTATCATTGAATAGCGCGATGGGTATTACCGAAATCGATGACGATCCGACCGATTATGTAACGACGTATGACGTTACTTACGAACCATTTCATGCCAATTTGAAAGATGCTATCAATAATGCACTGGAATCCCGAAAAGAGGTGAAAGTATCCGAACTGAAAATTCAAGCATGGCGTTCGGCGCTGAGCGCAGCCAAAAGTCAGTATTTTCCAATTATTAGCGCTTCAGGCGGGACAGCACCTTACATCATTCAGACCGTTAACAATGACGGGCTGACCACTGACAAATTCAAATTGGGTTGGAATGTCGGGTTGAATTTTGCATTTCCGATTTTCCAGGGCTTGACCGTTCGGGCGGATATTGCAGAGTCGCTCGGAGGCATTCGTAGCGCTACTTCGCAATCGAATGTGACCAAACAAAGGATCGTTCAGGATGTTCAGGAAAAGTTTTTTGGCGCTAAAGTTGCGGAAGAACGATATAAGGCAAGTGAAAAAATAATTATTCAAAGCGAAAAAAACTTGAAATTGGCAGAAGGCCGGTTTGATACCGGCGTTGGCTCTGCGATTGAAGTTACTGATGCAAATTTCTCACTGGCCAATGCAAAGATCGACCGTACGACGGCGCTGTATAATTACCAGATTGAGCTGTCCCGATTTCAACGTTCGACAGGGACTATTAAGAAATAATATCAAGCATTAAATAGGATTTGAAGAGCAGGAGTTGTC
The sequence above is drawn from the bacterium genome and encodes:
- a CDS encoding TatD family deoxyribonuclease, with product MFIDTHAHLDHELFDEDRDAMIRRALDGGVEKIITIGTDPESWRRAIRLSEEYEQVYAVIGPHPTDGLQFEDSMIDVISKMAVHEKVVGIGEIGLDYYWKETPPHIQHEVFKKMIRLACELDLPMVIHNREADSDLLRIVKEEKDNHHLNNLRGIMHCFSGDESMLRESLDLNFYISFAGNVTYKKSHLPELVSMVPDNRLLIETDAPYLTPAPFRGKRNEPGYVKFTVKKISEILNKDEEIVARQTCLNACAIFGLV
- a CDS encoding TolC family protein, encoding MKIGLFLITFVFSSFSVCAQDVVEKTITIDNMDTLTLDECVKIALENQPALGASQGAIITAESEYTQVLSSRFPQIQLEAGAHLTNSPLQSGSVFGPDQTLETTKKWNFIPSVRMTMKQPIYDFGRTEKALDSKRKLIKASEMALESTEEDVILNVHTAYYNYVLAKQIVRINEDRVKQSNKHLERAKGFFSVGKIAESEVSKAELEVANSELQLIDAKGKARLAKVSLNSAMGITEIDDDPTDYVTTYDVTYEPFHANLKDAINNALESRKEVKVSELKIQAWRSALSAAKSQYFPIISASGGTAPYIIQTVNNDGLTTDKFKLGWNVGLNFAFPIFQGLTVRADIAESLGGIRSATSQSNVTKQRIVQDVQEKFFGAKVAEERYKASEKIIIQSEKNLKLAEGRFDTGVGSAIEVTDANFSLANAKIDRTTALYNYQIELSRFQRSTGTIKK